A window of Coregonus clupeaformis isolate EN_2021a chromosome 28, ASM2061545v1, whole genome shotgun sequence contains these coding sequences:
- the LOC121542547 gene encoding E3 ubiquitin-protein ligase TRIM39-like: MATSSSLLSEEQFLCSICLDVYTEPVTTPCGHNFCKACIRQYWDSNDLCQCPMCKEKFYRRPKLCINTFISEMAAQFRKSVQAKATRSPDQRQAKAQEVLCDICTGMKLKALKSCLMCQTSYCETHLEPHQRVAALKRHKLIIPVENLEDRMCKNHDRLLELFCRTEQMCLCVLCFKTDHTTHDTVPLEEEYGEKMAQLGKTEAEVQQKIQERLQKVQEIKQSVDLSKRDTEREISDSIQVFTDLVRSIERSQAELIEVIEEKQKIAERQAEGLIKELEQEITELKRRSTELEQLSHTEDHLHLLQSFPSLCTPPPIRDWSEISVHSDLCVGTVRRAVSQLEETLNKEMEKLPEVKLKRIQQFAVDVTLDPDTAHPKLILSEDGKHLWHGDTRKNLPDNTKRFDISNCVLGKEGFSLGRFYYEVMVKGKTKWILGVARESVNRKGQITLSSEDGYWTLWLRNGEYEAHAEPSVLLHLREKLQKVGVFVDYEEGQVSFYDVEARSHIYSFTGCTFTEKLYPLLNPCLNDGGKNSTPLIISPVNHTD, translated from the coding sequence ATGGCCACCTCCAGCAGTCTCCTGTCTGAAGAGCAGTTCCTGTGCTCTATCTGTCTGGATGTGTACACTGAGCCAGTCACCACTCCATGTGGACACAACTTCTGCAAGGCCTGTATCAGACAGTACTGGGATAGCAATGACCTGTGCCAGTGTCCAATGTGTAAGGAGAAATTCTACAGGAGGCCCAAGCTTTGCATAAATACTTTCATTTCTGAGATGGCTGCTCAGTTCAGGAAGTCAGTTCAAGCGAAAGCTACCAGAAGCCCAGACCAACGCCAAGCCAAAGCCCAAGAAGTCCTTTGTGACATCTGCACTGGGATGAAGCTCAAGGCCCTGAAGTCCTGTCTGATGTGTCagacctcttactgtgagactcacctggagCCTCATCAGAGAGTTGCAGCCTTAAAGAGACATAAGCTGATCATCCCTGTGGAGAACCTGGAAGACAGGATGTGTAAGAATCATGACAGACTCCTGGAGCTGTTCTGTAGGACTGAACAGATGTGTCTTTGTGTCTTGTGCTTTAAAACAGACCACACGACTCATGACACTGTCCCTCTAGAGGAAGAGTATGGAGAGAAGATGGCTCAGTTGGGGAAGACTGAGGCAGAAGTGCAGCAGAAGATCCAGGAGCGACTGCAGAAGGTTCAGGAGATCAAACAATCAGTAGATCTCAgcaagagagatacagagagagagatatcagaCAGTATACAGGTATTCACTGATCTGGtgcgctccattgagagaagccAGGCTGAGCTCATTGAGGTGATTGAGGAGAAGCAGAAAATAGCAGAGAGGCAGGCTGAAGGGCTCATTAAAGAGCTGGAGCAGGAAATCACTGAGCTAAAgaggagaagcactgagctggagcagctctcacacactgaggaccacctccacctcctccagagCTTCCCATCCCTCTGCACCCCTCCACCCATCAGAGACTGGTCTGAGATCAGTGTTCACAGTGATCTGTGTGTGGGGACCGTGAGGAGAGCTGTGTCTCAGCTGGAGGAGACACTgaataaagagatggagaagctGCCTGAAGTCAAACTGAAGAGGATTCAGCAGTTTGCAGTGGATGTGACTCTGGACCCTGATACAGCACATCCCAAACTTATCCTGTCTGAAGATGGGAAACATCTGTGGCATGGAGACACAAGAAAGAATCTTCCTGACAACACAAAGAGGTTTGATATATCTAATTGTGTCCTTGGAAAGGAGGGCTTCTCTTTAGGTAGATTTTACTATGAGGTGATGGTCAAGGGAAAGACTAAGTGGATTTTAGGAGTGGCCAGAGAGTCTGTCAACAGGAAGGGGCAGATCACACTGAGCTCTGAGGATGGATACTGGACTCTGTGGCTGAGGAATGGAGAATACGAGGCTCATGCTGAGCCCAGTGTCCTGCTCCACCTGAGAGAGAAGCTCcagaaggtgggggtgtttgtggattatgaggagggtcaggtctccttttatgatgtggaggccaggtctcatATCTACTCTTTCACTGGCTGTACCTTCACTGAGAAACTCTATCCACTCTTGAACCCCTGTCTTAATGATGGTGGTAAAAACTCTACCCCTCTGATCATCTCTCCTGTCAATCACACAGACTGA